The Candidatus Delongbacteria bacterium genome has a segment encoding these proteins:
- a CDS encoding response regulator has translation MAQTRIYLISSDAAWADRMAGLVHDEGLGKAMFFPVGKGALAAYREAQPEVVIFDLRQERRDVTVALTMIREIFPRMATGGVVVIGAADPADRESLRQEREQLNRIQLAEYLPRNTPEDFLLERLHALKQRAEEFLRQDTPAPAHRESPEPFIPEAPVAPRPAPVRTAPPPAPGEPVPCLVKVLLSRADLQANLLQDLADLGAEPLVVDDSRNVAALGALPDFLIVDGGSAEQHASFLTQLRRQYPGLRIIQLPDEGDKSLRRLSKDISALLTPASAPHGGQDQVAQAIRRRVLPDESPGAVPILLLVEDEQNIRELTAHYLLLQGYEVYQAEDGQEAMTVFRARTPDMILSDVYMPRMNGFKLLLEVKNWAPDLPMLMMTGYSSATQVLNTSKYRNVTFLPKPFRLSELGERIRAMLGAIR, from the coding sequence GTGGCACAAACACGGATCTATCTCATCAGCAGCGACGCCGCCTGGGCGGACCGGATGGCCGGCCTGGTCCACGACGAAGGGCTGGGGAAGGCGATGTTTTTTCCGGTGGGCAAGGGCGCCCTGGCCGCCTACCGCGAGGCGCAGCCCGAAGTGGTGATCTTCGACCTGCGCCAGGAGAGGCGCGACGTCACCGTGGCCCTGACCATGATCCGCGAGATTTTCCCGCGCATGGCGACGGGGGGCGTGGTGGTGATCGGCGCGGCGGACCCGGCGGACCGGGAGTCCCTGCGCCAGGAACGCGAACAACTCAACCGCATCCAACTGGCCGAGTACCTGCCGCGCAACACGCCCGAGGACTTCCTGCTGGAGCGCCTGCACGCCCTCAAGCAGCGGGCGGAGGAATTCCTGCGCCAGGATACACCGGCTCCGGCCCACCGCGAGTCGCCGGAACCCTTCATCCCCGAGGCGCCCGTCGCGCCGCGTCCGGCCCCCGTGCGGACGGCGCCGCCCCCGGCCCCCGGCGAACCCGTTCCCTGTCTGGTGAAGGTGCTGCTCAGCCGCGCGGACCTGCAGGCGAACCTGCTGCAGGACCTGGCGGACCTGGGCGCCGAGCCGCTGGTGGTGGACGACTCGCGCAACGTCGCCGCGCTGGGCGCGCTGCCGGATTTCCTCATCGTGGACGGCGGGAGCGCCGAGCAGCACGCCAGTTTCCTGACCCAGCTGCGCCGCCAGTATCCCGGCTTGCGGATCATCCAGCTGCCCGACGAGGGCGACAAGTCCCTGCGCCGCCTCTCCAAGGACATCAGCGCCCTGCTGACGCCCGCCAGCGCGCCCCACGGCGGGCAGGACCAGGTGGCCCAGGCCATCCGCCGGCGCGTGCTGCCCGACGAGAGTCCGGGAGCGGTGCCCATCCTGCTGCTGGTGGAGGATGAGCAGAACATCCGCGAGCTGACCGCGCACTATCTGCTGTTGCAGGGCTACGAGGTCTACCAGGCCGAGGACGGCCAGGAGGCCATGACGGTCTTCCGGGCGCGCACGCCGGACATGATCCTCAGCGACGTCTACATGCCGCGCATGAACGGATTCAAGCTCCTGCTGGAGGTCAAGAACTGGGCGCCGGACCTGCCCATGCTGATGATGACCGGCTACAGTTCCGCGACCCAGGTGCTCAACACCTCGAAATACCGCAACGTGACCTTCCTGCCCAAACCCTTCCGCTTGAGCGAGCTGGGAGAGCGCATCCGGGCCATGCTGGGAGCGATCCGATGA
- a CDS encoding sigma-54 dependent transcriptional regulator: protein MTAPRLSILVVDDERAVREVVGDLLREMGHVVVLAGDGEEALRKLDEQDFQLVLSDVRMPRLDGLQLLDAVIERHPGTRILLFTGYGTIQDAVAAIKRGAMGYITKPVDFPALMEEITRLAHDLSLTSSGAQLMNEMLRRHQEGLPLSRNRRMNNLVQLTVSRIAESQASVLITGESGTGKELMAALIHRFSPRRDGPFVKLSAAAIPESLLESELFGHVKGAFTGAVRDRRGRVAEADGGTLFLDEIGEIRPALQAKLLRVLQEREFEPVGSTRTCRVDLRLITATNRDLPAEIAAGNFRPDLYYRLNVLDIHLPPLRERREDLPELVDFILERLCRRAERPLPRPTEALLARLAELDWPGNIRELENVLERCLLLGRDEELDLSHLPEEYRQNARPGRVVPGSLASLAQLTLDEAREHFEHELLLQVLEEECGNVSACARRLGIARKNLQIKLKRLGIEALGFRAGRESGRPLPER from the coding sequence ATGACGGCGCCACGCTTGAGCATCCTGGTGGTGGACGACGAGCGCGCCGTGCGCGAAGTGGTCGGCGACCTCCTGCGGGAGATGGGCCACGTCGTGGTCCTGGCCGGGGACGGCGAAGAGGCGCTGCGCAAGCTGGACGAGCAGGATTTCCAGCTGGTGCTCTCCGACGTGCGCATGCCCCGGCTGGACGGCCTGCAACTGCTGGACGCGGTGATCGAGCGCCATCCCGGCACGCGCATCCTGCTGTTCACCGGCTACGGGACCATCCAGGACGCCGTGGCGGCGATCAAGCGCGGCGCCATGGGCTACATCACCAAGCCGGTGGACTTTCCCGCCCTGATGGAGGAGATCACCCGACTGGCCCACGACCTCAGCCTGACCTCCTCGGGCGCCCAGTTGATGAACGAGATGCTGCGCCGGCACCAGGAGGGCCTGCCCCTCAGCCGCAACCGGCGCATGAACAACCTGGTGCAGCTCACGGTGAGCCGGATCGCTGAATCCCAGGCCAGCGTGCTGATCACCGGGGAATCCGGCACGGGCAAGGAGCTGATGGCGGCGCTGATCCACCGCTTCTCGCCGCGCCGGGACGGTCCCTTCGTCAAGCTCAGCGCCGCGGCCATTCCCGAGAGCCTGCTGGAGAGCGAGCTCTTCGGGCACGTCAAGGGCGCCTTCACCGGAGCCGTGCGCGACCGGCGGGGCCGGGTGGCGGAGGCTGACGGCGGCACGCTCTTCCTGGACGAGATCGGCGAGATCCGGCCGGCCCTGCAGGCCAAGCTGCTGCGCGTGCTGCAGGAACGCGAGTTCGAACCCGTGGGCAGCACGCGCACCTGCCGCGTGGACCTGCGCCTGATCACGGCCACCAACCGCGACCTGCCCGCCGAGATCGCCGCCGGCAACTTCCGCCCCGACCTCTACTACCGGCTGAACGTGCTGGACATCCACCTGCCGCCGCTGCGCGAGCGCCGGGAGGATCTGCCCGAATTGGTGGACTTCATCCTGGAGCGTCTCTGCCGCCGGGCGGAGCGTCCGCTGCCCCGGCCCACGGAGGCCCTGCTGGCCCGGCTGGCGGAGCTGGACTGGCCGGGCAACATCCGCGAGCTGGAGAACGTGCTCGAGCGCTGTCTGCTGCTGGGCCGGGACGAGGAACTGGACCTGAGCCACCTGCCCGAGGAGTACCGGCAGAACGCCCGCCCGGGCCGCGTCGTCCCGGGCTCGCTGGCGTCGCTGGCCCAGCTGACCCTGGACGAGGCCCGCGAGCACTTCGAGCACGAACTGCTGCTCCAGGTGCTGGAGGAGGAGTGCGGCAACGTCTCGGCCTGCGCGCGCCGGTTGGGAATTGCCCGGAAGAACTTGCAGATCAAGTTGAAACGCCTGGGCATCGAAGCGCTGGGCTTTCGCGCGGGGCGGGAATCCGGCCGGCCGCTGCCGGAGCGCTGA
- a CDS encoding DnaJ domain-containing protein — translation MGEPFRDYYQLLGVEAFAGAEELKRAWHRLAKQLHPDRNPEDPLAEQRFKQVQAAYRTLTEPELRVRYDEIYSRRSRRARPTTPPPKRGQTDNPAGPRPGMGSPPPPPPEERARPRETLRPQPGADLRMVVQLPLERFTGGGRLSIQPLGQSPFELTLPLNLLVGDELVVPGRGAPGRHGGASGRLIVEIRPQLPEGCRLEGTDLVLELELDALLLMTGGTALLKHPAGRSLELRLPAGAQVGQRLRLRGQGLQDRQGRGDLVVEVKVRIRPATGFRTRRLAEKLRRLLNDGAED, via the coding sequence ATGGGCGAACCCTTTCGCGACTACTATCAACTGTTGGGCGTGGAGGCCTTCGCTGGCGCGGAGGAGTTGAAGCGCGCCTGGCATCGGCTGGCCAAGCAGCTCCATCCGGATCGCAATCCGGAGGATCCGCTGGCCGAGCAGCGCTTCAAGCAGGTGCAGGCGGCCTACCGCACCCTGACGGAGCCCGAGTTGCGCGTGCGCTACGACGAGATCTACTCGCGCCGCAGCCGGCGCGCCCGGCCCACCACGCCTCCGCCCAAGCGCGGCCAGACGGACAACCCGGCGGGCCCGCGGCCCGGGATGGGCAGTCCGCCGCCTCCGCCGCCGGAGGAGCGCGCCCGGCCCCGGGAGACCCTGCGGCCCCAGCCCGGCGCGGATCTGCGCATGGTGGTCCAACTGCCGCTGGAGCGCTTCACCGGCGGCGGACGGCTGAGCATCCAGCCGCTGGGCCAGTCGCCCTTCGAACTCACTCTGCCCCTGAACCTGCTGGTGGGCGACGAGCTGGTGGTCCCCGGCCGCGGGGCGCCTGGCCGGCACGGTGGCGCGTCCGGTCGCCTGATCGTGGAGATCCGGCCCCAACTGCCCGAGGGGTGCCGGCTGGAGGGCACGGATCTGGTGCTGGAGCTGGAGCTGGACGCCCTGCTGCTGATGACGGGCGGCACGGCCCTGCTGAAGCATCCCGCCGGCCGGAGCCTGGAATTGCGGCTGCCCGCGGGTGCCCAGGTGGGGCAGCGCCTGCGGTTGCGCGGCCAGGGCCTGCAGGACCGCCAGGGCCGGGGCGATCTGGTGGTGGAAGTGAAGGTGCGGATCCGCCCGGCCACGGGCTTCCGCACCCGGCGGCTGGCGGAGAAGCTGCGGCGGCTGCTGAACGACGGGGCCGAGGACTGA
- a CDS encoding NYN domain-containing protein: MNLNQRNLALYIDFDNIAIGFKSKNGAKLDIRMVLNRLLEKGRIITKRAYADWHFYSKYKDELHAHGIELIEIPKRSMTGKNSADIRLVVDAIDLCHTNPHIDTFVIFSGDSDFSPLVSKLRENNKTIIGVGMRESSSNLLVDNCDEFLFYENLGAEVQRQESTLGKTIPKDKLPSMKQLVSAVNALLREDTEVLLASLVKDTIKRKNPSFSESSLGYANFGEFLEDAARFDILEVTRDKTRGGTWVVTKLKGLTK; the protein is encoded by the coding sequence ATGAATTTGAACCAGCGCAACCTGGCCCTCTACATCGACTTCGACAACATCGCCATCGGCTTCAAATCCAAGAACGGCGCCAAGCTGGACATCCGCATGGTGCTCAACCGCCTGCTGGAGAAGGGGCGGATCATCACCAAGCGCGCCTACGCCGACTGGCACTTCTACAGCAAGTACAAGGACGAGCTGCACGCCCATGGCATCGAGCTGATCGAGATCCCCAAGCGCAGCATGACGGGCAAGAACAGCGCGGACATCCGCCTGGTGGTGGACGCCATCGACCTGTGTCACACCAATCCGCACATCGACACCTTCGTGATCTTCTCCGGCGACAGCGACTTCAGTCCGCTGGTGAGCAAGCTGCGGGAGAACAACAAGACCATCATCGGCGTGGGCATGCGCGAGAGCAGTTCCAACCTGCTGGTGGACAACTGCGACGAATTCCTCTTCTACGAGAACCTGGGCGCCGAGGTGCAGCGCCAGGAGAGCACGCTGGGCAAGACCATCCCCAAGGACAAGCTGCCCAGCATGAAGCAGCTGGTTTCCGCCGTCAACGCGCTGCTGCGCGAGGACACGGAGGTGCTGCTGGCCAGCCTGGTCAAGGACACCATCAAGCGCAAGAACCCCTCCTTCAGCGAGAGCAGCCTGGGCTACGCCAACTTCGGCGAGTTCCTGGAAGACGCGGCGCGCTTCGACATCCTGGAGGTCACCCGCGACAAGACCCGCGGCGGCACCTGGGTGGTGACCAAGCTCAAGGGCCTCACCAAGTAG
- a CDS encoding RluA family pseudouridine synthase, producing MSPRGRASFVRYVASGRAPVQPDETTVEEIRLTIGANQSLERVDLWLARQIRFVSRTFIQHIIEEGMVLADGQPVAKPSQRIGPGDELLVRVPRRPRPQILAEDIPLSVVHEDEHLMVIDKPTGMVVHPARGNFSGTLVNALMSYLDDLPEEAGEEFRPGIVHRLDRDTTGLMVIGKTPEAVRELSRMFHDREIHRIYRALVWGSPRQLQGTVTTGIGRDPRDRLKMAVLAEPLGRHAVTHYKTTARFDFLSLLELKLETGRTHQIRVHLLHLGHPVFGDADYGGRDPRRAGFTGDRQSRAHRYLDLIQRQALHSWRMGFRHPIGGQELEFEAPLPPDMAAVLQGESLQAGHVPVSSSSAWTWAEGHHGLPDSGRAPLPDPERPSENRIRARRGRV from the coding sequence GTGAGCCCGCGGGGCCGGGCATCCTTCGTGCGCTACGTCGCTTCGGGCCGCGCGCCCGTCCAGCCGGACGAGACGACGGTGGAGGAGATCCGCTTGACCATCGGCGCCAACCAGAGTCTGGAGCGCGTGGACCTCTGGCTGGCCCGCCAGATCCGCTTCGTCTCACGCACCTTCATCCAGCACATCATCGAGGAGGGCATGGTCCTGGCGGACGGCCAGCCCGTCGCCAAGCCCAGCCAGCGCATCGGCCCGGGGGACGAGTTGCTGGTGCGCGTGCCGCGGCGGCCGCGGCCGCAGATCCTGGCGGAGGACATCCCGCTCAGCGTCGTGCACGAGGATGAGCACCTGATGGTGATCGACAAGCCCACGGGCATGGTGGTGCATCCGGCGCGGGGAAATTTCAGCGGCACGCTGGTCAACGCGCTGATGAGCTACCTGGACGACCTGCCCGAGGAGGCCGGCGAGGAGTTCCGCCCGGGCATCGTTCACCGGCTGGATCGTGACACAACGGGACTGATGGTGATCGGCAAGACGCCCGAGGCCGTGCGCGAGCTGAGCCGCATGTTCCACGACCGGGAGATCCACCGCATCTACCGGGCGCTGGTCTGGGGAAGTCCGCGCCAGCTGCAGGGCACGGTGACCACGGGCATCGGGCGCGATCCGCGGGACCGGCTGAAGATGGCCGTGCTCGCGGAGCCCCTGGGCCGCCACGCCGTGACCCACTACAAGACCACGGCGCGCTTCGACTTCCTGTCCCTGCTGGAACTGAAACTGGAGACCGGGCGCACGCACCAGATCCGCGTCCACCTGCTGCATCTGGGGCACCCGGTCTTCGGCGACGCGGACTACGGCGGCCGCGACCCGCGCCGGGCCGGCTTCACGGGAGACCGCCAGAGTCGGGCCCACCGCTACCTGGATCTGATCCAGCGCCAGGCCCTCCACAGCTGGCGGATGGGCTTCCGTCATCCCATCGGCGGGCAGGAGCTGGAGTTCGAAGCCCCCTTGCCGCCGGACATGGCCGCCGTGTTGCAGGGCGAATCCCTGCAGGCCGGCCACGTGCCGGTCTCCTCAAGTTCGGCCTGGACCTGGGCGGAGGGCCACCACGGCCTGCCCGATTCCGGCCGGGCCCCGCTGCCGGACCCGGAACGGCCCAGCGAGAACCGCATCCGGGCGCGTCGCGGCCGCGTGTGA
- a CDS encoding signal peptidase II, with amino-acid sequence MTRSRALWILGGCFVSDQLLKLAVRSSLSPGESVRVLGEFLRFSHVENRAGVMGISLLPMWALTLLSLPAVLFMGWWLWRQLPSQGWLARLLPWILGGAAGNLWDRVVRHRVTDMFDVDIPDVHVPAFQLLGLRFDGLYLERWWVFNLADSFIFVCMIWLLILGFTGRLEDDTAAAPEPAEPADGSQG; translated from the coding sequence ATCACACGCAGTCGAGCCCTTTGGATCCTTGGTGGCTGTTTCGTCAGCGACCAGCTTCTCAAGCTGGCCGTGCGCTCCTCCCTGTCCCCCGGGGAATCCGTCCGTGTGCTGGGGGAATTCCTGCGCTTCAGCCACGTGGAGAACCGCGCCGGCGTGATGGGCATCTCGCTGTTGCCCATGTGGGCGCTCACGCTGCTCAGCCTGCCCGCCGTGCTGTTCATGGGCTGGTGGCTCTGGCGCCAGCTGCCCTCGCAGGGCTGGCTGGCCCGCCTGCTGCCCTGGATCCTGGGCGGCGCCGCGGGGAACCTCTGGGACCGCGTGGTGCGGCACCGGGTCACTGACATGTTCGACGTGGACATCCCCGATGTGCACGTGCCGGCCTTCCAGCTGCTGGGTCTGCGCTTCGACGGCCTGTACCTGGAGCGTTGGTGGGTCTTCAACCTGGCGGACAGCTTCATTTTCGTCTGCATGATCTGGTTGCTGATCCTGGGCTTCACGGGCCGGTTGGAAGACGACACGGCCGCCGCGCCGGAGCCGGCGGAACCCGCCGACGGGAGTCAGGGGTGA
- a CDS encoding TraR/DksA family transcriptional regulator produces MSQNQYYTTEQLEAFREILLEKRREALEELDYCKKELEEGLSQASGDTSTYSFHMADQGTDAQEQEKTFMFASRQGKFLQTVDAALERIEKGRYGVCSVCSGKIDEGRLRIVPTAKLCIHCKTPEE; encoded by the coding sequence ATGTCCCAGAACCAGTACTACACGACGGAGCAGCTCGAGGCCTTCCGGGAGATCCTGCTGGAGAAGCGTCGGGAAGCGTTGGAGGAATTGGACTACTGCAAGAAGGAGCTGGAGGAGGGTCTCTCCCAGGCCTCCGGCGACACCAGCACCTATTCCTTCCACATGGCCGACCAGGGCACGGACGCCCAGGAGCAGGAGAAGACCTTCATGTTCGCCTCGCGCCAGGGGAAGTTCCTGCAGACCGTGGACGCCGCCCTGGAGCGCATCGAGAAGGGCCGCTACGGAGTGTGTTCCGTCTGCAGCGGAAAGATCGACGAGGGTCGCCTGCGCATCGTGCCCACCGCCAAACTCTGCATCCACTGCAAAACCCCGGAAGAATAG
- the ileS gene encoding isoleucine--tRNA ligase: MSRFDPIPPNVSFPALELETLRFWEERGIFRRSLEQRAAAPDWVFYDGPPGTNGSPHMGHMLHSALKDLWPRYKSMKGFRVLRRAGWDTHGLPVELATEKALGLADKSEIPGYGVEAFQGKCRETVQRFKAEWEQSIRRIGRFVDLEDNYATLTPDYIQSDWWVIRQIWDKGLLYRDVKIMPYCARCGTSLSNHEVAQGYKDVTDLTLTARFRLKGEDSTYFLAWTTTPWTLLGNVALALGPEVEYAFVRRGGDVLILAVDRLEAVLGEGPHEVLRRVPGQQLEGLEYEPLWDFFQGPDAEGRTPHFTVADAYVTAAEGTGIVHLALYGEDDFRLIRANNLPRVQHVDDTGHFTPACGDYAGRYFKAPGLDVEIIRDLAGRGLLHDKHRHEHSYPHCYKCENPLMYHAKPSWFIRTTAVREDMLRANREINWIPASAGEGRFGAWLENNVDWAVSRERYWGSPLPIWTCEEAGGCGHKLCVESLADLQAHCAEPIGTDFDPHIPWIDALAVACPACGRPMKREPYVLDCWFNAGLMPWGQFGYPATPGSRERFASQYPADFISEGLDQTRGWFYTMLAVSTILTGTSSYRNVICTGLVGDKDGRKMSKTLGNVIHPAAVIEAYGADAVRWTFYNSHPWNSKRYSEEVIRDAVKEILLPYWNIYSFFTTYANLDGWTPGAGLSEPKSELDRWILSATERLNERVSTALDAFEVFTASEAIVDHLDELSNWYIRRSRARFWKSADDDDKRRAYDTLYRCLGDLTRMLAPFLPFVTEHVHQHLLRLAEPGLPESVHLCDWPALEQGWRDPLLEREMDLVYHAVKLGRTLRSQHQLKTRQPLAKMLVVVGREEDDGCLRRMAELIREELNVRDIEISRDEHELVEITVKPNFRTLGKRFGGSMKEAAEIIGAWGMAEISELEHGQLLDVLGQEVRLEDLLIQRTEREGLKVITEHGFTIALDTELTPDLLLEGLARELINRVQNLRKDSGLEISDRIELLLLDGPELRELLAVHGERVARETLAVDIRLVNDDTQEQLKDVTLNEVRTAVGLRRAER, translated from the coding sequence GTGAGCCGATTCGATCCCATCCCGCCCAACGTGAGCTTCCCCGCCCTGGAACTGGAGACCCTCCGCTTCTGGGAGGAGCGCGGGATCTTCCGCCGCAGCCTGGAGCAGCGCGCCGCCGCCCCCGACTGGGTGTTCTACGACGGCCCTCCCGGCACCAACGGCTCGCCGCACATGGGCCACATGCTGCACTCGGCCCTCAAGGACCTCTGGCCGCGCTACAAGAGCATGAAGGGCTTCCGCGTGCTGCGCCGGGCCGGCTGGGACACGCACGGGCTGCCCGTCGAGCTGGCCACGGAGAAGGCGCTGGGCCTGGCCGACAAGAGCGAGATCCCGGGCTACGGCGTGGAGGCCTTCCAGGGCAAGTGCCGGGAGACCGTGCAGCGCTTCAAGGCGGAGTGGGAGCAGAGCATCCGGCGCATCGGGCGCTTCGTGGACCTCGAGGACAACTACGCCACACTGACCCCCGACTACATCCAGAGCGACTGGTGGGTGATCCGGCAGATCTGGGACAAGGGCCTGCTCTACCGCGACGTGAAGATCATGCCCTACTGCGCGCGCTGCGGAACCAGCCTGTCCAACCACGAGGTGGCCCAGGGCTACAAGGACGTCACGGACCTGACCCTCACCGCGCGCTTCCGCCTCAAGGGCGAGGACTCCACCTACTTCCTGGCCTGGACCACCACGCCCTGGACCCTGCTGGGCAACGTGGCGCTGGCCCTGGGGCCGGAGGTGGAGTACGCCTTCGTCCGCCGCGGCGGCGACGTGCTGATCCTGGCCGTGGACCGGCTGGAGGCCGTGCTGGGCGAGGGTCCGCACGAGGTGCTGCGCCGGGTGCCCGGCCAGCAGCTGGAGGGCCTGGAGTACGAGCCGCTCTGGGACTTCTTCCAGGGACCGGACGCCGAGGGCCGCACGCCCCACTTCACCGTCGCCGACGCCTACGTCACCGCGGCGGAGGGCACGGGCATCGTGCACCTGGCGCTCTACGGCGAGGACGACTTCCGGCTGATCCGCGCCAACAACCTGCCCCGCGTGCAGCACGTGGACGACACGGGCCACTTCACGCCGGCCTGCGGGGACTACGCCGGCCGCTATTTCAAGGCCCCGGGCCTGGACGTGGAGATCATCCGCGACCTGGCCGGGCGCGGCCTGCTGCACGACAAGCACCGCCACGAGCACAGCTATCCGCACTGCTACAAGTGCGAGAACCCGCTCATGTATCACGCCAAGCCGTCCTGGTTCATCCGGACCACGGCCGTGCGCGAGGACATGCTGCGGGCCAACCGCGAGATCAACTGGATCCCGGCCAGCGCGGGCGAGGGTCGCTTCGGCGCCTGGCTGGAGAACAACGTGGACTGGGCGGTCTCCCGGGAGCGCTACTGGGGAAGCCCGCTGCCCATCTGGACCTGCGAGGAGGCCGGCGGCTGCGGACACAAGCTCTGCGTGGAGAGCCTGGCCGACCTGCAGGCCCACTGCGCCGAGCCCATCGGGACGGACTTCGATCCGCACATCCCGTGGATCGACGCGCTCGCCGTCGCCTGCCCGGCCTGCGGTCGGCCCATGAAGCGCGAGCCCTACGTGCTGGACTGCTGGTTCAACGCCGGCCTGATGCCCTGGGGCCAGTTCGGCTACCCGGCCACGCCGGGCTCCCGCGAGCGCTTCGCCAGCCAGTACCCGGCGGACTTCATCAGCGAGGGCCTGGACCAGACCCGCGGCTGGTTCTACACCATGCTGGCCGTCTCCACGATCCTCACCGGCACCAGCAGCTACCGCAACGTGATCTGCACGGGCCTGGTGGGCGACAAGGACGGCCGCAAGATGTCCAAGACGCTGGGGAACGTGATCCACCCGGCGGCGGTCATCGAGGCCTACGGCGCCGACGCCGTGCGCTGGACCTTCTACAACAGCCATCCCTGGAACTCCAAGCGCTACAGCGAGGAGGTGATCCGGGACGCCGTGAAGGAGATCCTGCTGCCCTACTGGAACATCTACTCCTTCTTCACGACCTACGCCAACCTGGACGGCTGGACGCCGGGCGCCGGCCTGAGCGAGCCCAAGAGCGAGCTGGACCGCTGGATCCTCTCCGCCACGGAGCGGCTCAACGAGCGCGTGAGCACGGCCCTGGACGCCTTCGAGGTGTTCACGGCCAGCGAGGCCATCGTGGACCACCTGGACGAGCTGTCCAACTGGTACATCCGCCGCAGCCGGGCGCGCTTCTGGAAGAGCGCGGACGACGACGACAAGCGCCGGGCCTACGACACGCTCTACCGCTGCCTGGGTGACCTGACCCGCATGCTGGCGCCCTTCCTGCCCTTCGTGACGGAGCACGTGCACCAGCACCTGCTGCGCCTGGCGGAGCCCGGGCTGCCGGAGTCCGTCCACCTTTGCGACTGGCCGGCCCTGGAGCAGGGGTGGCGCGATCCGCTGCTGGAGCGCGAGATGGACCTGGTCTACCACGCGGTGAAACTGGGCCGCACGCTGCGCTCCCAGCACCAGCTCAAGACCCGCCAGCCGCTGGCCAAGATGCTGGTGGTGGTGGGCCGCGAAGAGGACGACGGCTGCCTGCGCCGGATGGCCGAGCTGATCCGCGAGGAGCTCAACGTGCGCGACATCGAGATCAGCCGCGACGAGCACGAGCTGGTGGAGATCACGGTGAAGCCCAATTTCCGCACCCTGGGCAAGCGCTTCGGCGGGTCCATGAAGGAGGCCGCCGAGATCATCGGGGCCTGGGGCATGGCGGAGATCAGCGAGCTGGAGCACGGCCAGCTGCTGGACGTGCTGGGCCAGGAGGTGCGGCTGGAGGACCTGCTGATCCAGCGCACGGAGCGCGAGGGCCTGAAGGTCATCACCGAGCACGGCTTCACCATCGCGCTGGACACGGAGCTGACCCCCGACCTGCTGCTGGAGGGGCTGGCCCGCGAATTGATCAACCGCGTGCAGAATCTGCGCAAGGACAGCGGGCTGGAGATCAGCGACCGCATCGAACTGCTGCTCCTGGACGGCCCGGAACTGCGCGAGTTGCTGGCGGTCCACGGGGAGCGCGTGGCCCGGGAAACCCTGGCCGTGGACATCCGGCTCGTCAATGACGATACTCAGGAGCAGCTCAAAGACGTTACGTTGAACGAGGTGCGCACCGCCGTGGGCTTGCGACGGGCGGAGCGCTGA
- a CDS encoding purine-nucleoside phosphorylase produces MRECAEYLKSWLGAHAPRTLVILGTGLGALAREAEILARLEYEEIPHFPVSTVESHHGRLLLARLAPDTAPVLVMQGRFHYYEGWSMQQITFPVRVCGLLGVDLLVVSNACGCVNPQFRKGRLMVMEDHINLLGDNPLIGANLDELGPRFPDMSAPYDRGLIALTEELALAARIPLHKGVYAAVAGPNLETRAEYRFLRAVGADVVGMSTVPEVIVARHQGMRVLGFSIITDEGFPEALQPVRLDEILAAAALVEPQLTKLVRAVLRRLAPSPAA; encoded by the coding sequence ATGCGCGAATGCGCCGAGTACCTGAAGTCCTGGCTGGGCGCCCACGCGCCGCGCACGCTGGTGATCCTGGGCACGGGCCTGGGCGCGCTGGCCCGCGAGGCGGAGATCCTGGCCCGGCTGGAGTACGAGGAGATCCCCCACTTCCCCGTCAGCACCGTGGAGAGCCACCACGGCCGGCTGCTGCTGGCGCGCCTGGCGCCGGACACGGCGCCCGTGCTGGTGATGCAGGGGCGCTTCCACTACTACGAGGGGTGGAGCATGCAGCAGATCACCTTTCCCGTGCGGGTCTGCGGCCTGCTGGGGGTGGACCTGCTGGTGGTCTCCAACGCCTGCGGCTGCGTGAATCCGCAGTTCCGCAAGGGCCGGTTGATGGTGATGGAGGATCACATCAACCTGCTGGGCGACAACCCGCTCATCGGCGCCAACCTGGATGAGCTGGGTCCGCGCTTCCCCGACATGAGCGCGCCCTATGACCGCGGGCTGATCGCCCTGACCGAGGAGCTGGCCCTGGCGGCGCGCATTCCCCTGCACAAGGGCGTCTACGCCGCTGTGGCCGGACCCAACCTGGAGACCCGGGCTGAGTACCGCTTCCTGCGCGCCGTGGGCGCCGACGTGGTGGGCATGAGCACGGTGCCCGAGGTGATCGTCGCGCGGCACCAGGGCATGCGCGTGCTGGGCTTCTCCATCATCACGGACGAGGGCTTTCCCGAGGCCCTGCAGCCCGTGCGGCTGGACGAGATCCTGGCCGCCGCCGCCCTGGTGGAGCCGCAACTGACCAAGCTGGTGCGCGCCGTTCTGCGCCGCCTGGCCCCTTCCCCCGCCGCCTGA